CAAAATTAAAAATAAGGAGACCGAGTCTTAATCCCATTGATAATAACGACCCTAGTTTTGATGAAAGCGGAGAGTATGCCCGATCAGGTTGGCCCTTCTTACCAACCTTTCAGAATCAAGGAAGCCAAATTAGTGACCTAAGTTATAAAAAAGATATCGAAGAAAGCTTATTGATATTGTTTACCACTCTTCCAGGAGAAAGGATTGCTCACCCCCTTTATGGTTGTGACCTTTGGCAATATATGTTTAAACCGATTAATAACTCATTAATCACCAGTATGCAGAATACCATTGAGCAATCTATCATTCTATTCGAACCAAGAATTAATTTATTAGAAGTAAAAGTTAGTGCAGACAGTTTAGAACCCTATATTTTAAGGATAGAACTAGCCTATAGCTTGAGAACAGAAAGCTCTAGATTTAATTTGACCCTTCCATTTTACATCATGGAGGGAGTCGCCTAAAAAATATACATTCATCCACCAATTTAAATTAGTCTTAAAGCTTTCAAATGGTAGAATCCAATATCATAAAAAGTCATCAATGGTTACGTCAGGGGCTAAATGCTGATAATAATCCTCTGTCTGAGTATCTTTCCTTAGACTATTTTAAAGCTGAACCACGAACTACTTATGATTGGTTGGTATTAGTCAGAAAACTAACTCAAAGCTCGAATTTATCAAGTCAGTGGGGAGATCTCTTGCCTAATAATATATCAATAGACGTACTGACTGCCTATATAGATAACCCTGTAGCCCTCAGAAATAGTGGGAAATTATCCAATGATGAAATTTCAGAACTCCAGCAGCCTCAACGAGTAGTCTTTTTTTACTTTCTGAAAAAGCTTAAGGCCTTTCAGTTAGAAAATAGCCACCTAATCGAACATATTAATTTACTGATAGCCCAAGAGCTGTTTAGGATACCAAAGCTCCCTGCCGTTCCTGATCAAGGTATATTGGTGATTTCTAGTTCTACGGATGAACTCCTTCCTCTTTACATACCCGAAGGAAACCCAATTCAGGCTATCGTTCCTAATGAGGAAAATCCCAGATACTATCAGGCCAAAAACACTCAGGTGACCTATATGGCTCAGGCGTCTCAATGGATTAAACTGGAAAGAAAAAATAAGTTGATGATGCTAACCAAAGAGCGGATTCAAGCCCCTTTTCTCAATCAAACGCTCTTGCCTGAAATGATTAAAGAGGGTAAAGCCATACAAAAAAAGAACGTAGATTTTAGCCCAGCTTTCATTATTGCCTCTGATCAATTATTCATGGAAGAAGGGATCCGAAAAATCATTTTAACTCTGCATTTCAAAGAAGATGTACATACTGATTTTGACTTCTGGATTAGTACTGAATTGGAATGGCGACCATTAAATGGAGATCAATTTGAACAGGTAAAATTGTGTAAAGGAAGTAAAAATCAGTTTACCTTTACTTTAAATTCCGAATTTCCCCCAATCCAAGTTCTTAATGATGATTCCTTATCTGAAGAAGAACTATTGGCGACACAAAAGATGCCTTGTCTAAAAATTCAGTCGAGAGACCTGAGTCCTTTTGAAGTTGAAAAATTCACTATTCAAACGCAAGTTACGGGATTAAGACCCAATTGGATCAGAAACCAAGATGAAGTACTTGACCCCACTGATAATTTTCTGCCTTTTGGCTCCGATGCTCCTGTAGGTGCTTTATTTACTTTTTCAGATCCAGAGCTCATTAATCGCCCTTTAAAAACTATGCGATTAACGCCTAATTGGATAGGCAAACCTGAAGATATCACCAACTACTATAAAGCTTATCATAAATCAGAATCAGATTTTAAAGTTAATATCTATTCCAAAAGCCAACCCAAACTAAATCCTAAGGAATTACTTCCTGAGCAACAAACACTAGATCAGGCTTTGTTTAAACCTCAGCTTGTCTTTCAACCGGCTTTACAGTATAAAGAAGAACATATCCCTCATTTATTTCCAAAAGAGGATGAGGAAATAGAAGGTGATATTGACCCTTTAAATAAGCAAGCATGTTTTCAGTTGGAGCTAAGCCCTGTGGATTTTGGTCAATCGGACTATGCTTTGCTCATGGCTAATTATTCAATTGAACTCAATGCAAAGTTTTTAAGTAACAATACTGAGCCCGAGAGCATTGATCCTGTTAACCTTCCTTACACTCCTCAATGGAGCTTTTTATTGATAGATTATCTTAGTGAACCCCAGACTTGGTCTGGTGAAAATAATTCGGTACTAGGAGCCTATTTGAGTACCCCTATCATGAACCAAGCCTATACACCCTCTATGAAAGTTGATTTAGGTGATTTCCAACATGGGGGTTTATTAATTGGTCTGGATTCCATTAAGATAGGTGAGTACCTTAACTTTTATTTTTTTGGAGATATCAGAACCGATATAGATCAACCAGCATTGCCTCAATGGGCCTACCTGTCTGAAAATGGGTGGAAAGAAATTCATGATGAAGATTTATTCTCTGATACCACCTGTGGTTTAAAACAACCCGGTATTGTGACACTCATGGCTGATATGGAGATGGAAGATCAGGCAGAGAATACCCTTTATGCCTCAAAATATTGGTTCAGAGTAACCTTTCATCCTAAATCCTCTCATCAGCATTCAGAACCATTAGTTCCCTTAAATATTCAAGGAATTTATCCTAATGCAGTCCCTATGGTTCGAGATTTTGAAAAAGAAATTGAGCCTGTAATGAAAGACCTTCCAACTGACAGTACATTTTATTTAGAGGAAGATGAATTAGGATATGAATTCTCCTTACCTGTTCCTACTTACGGGGTCCTGCCTGAAGAAAGTCAGAAGGATTATTTTGTGAGAGTCTTTGCTCAAATGAGAAATAGAAAAAGAGCTCAAAGTTATCAGGACTTTGAAAATATTCTTATCGCTAATAACCGAAATCTGCAAATGGTTAAAGCCATTGGTTTAAATGAGGAGAATGAGATGGAGTTAGTAGCAAGTAAAAGGCCTTATAAACTATCCAGATTAATTCCTAAAAGACCTAACCTGTCCATCCATGAGTGTAAAACCATTGAAGAAGGGTTAAGCTCTGCCCTTTTTCCTTTCATTGGAGAAAAGAAATACTCTTTAAAAGTTAAAAATCCTGTTTTCAGACCTGTAGGCTATCAAGCAGTTATCTTATTGAATCCAGGATATAAAGAGCAGGCCGCTTTAAATCTATTTTACAAAGATTTCTCTCAATTTATTAACCCATGGTTACTTGATGCTACAAGTGTTCCTCTATTTGGATGTTGGATAGACTATGGCTCATTAATCAACTTTTTTCAACAGCAACCTTATATAAAAATGGTGATCTCAGTTGAACTAAGAATTTCATCAAAAAAAACATTAGAAGAAAATGAACCTATTTGGTATACACCCAACTTTCCTATTCCTTTTCAAGAAGATGAGGTCATGGTTCCCGCAGAATATAAGTATTGTCAGGTTGATTTTATAAAAGATATAAATGACTTGAATCAGGGTAGAATAGGAGAGATGAAGGTCAATAAAAATAATAAGAAAAATAATAAGGATAATACGAACCCATGGATAGTCAGCTAGAATTCTCTTTTGAAGATCAGGAATTTATGGAATTCCTCCCTCAAGCCAATGCGAATTACCAAAACCGTTGGGCAGACTTCAATACCCATGACCCTGGAGTCACAATTATTGAAGCTTTAAAATTTTCATTTGAAGATATGACTTATCGCTGGAATCAGCCCGTAGCTGATCTTTTAGAAAATGAGAAAGATGTAAATGCACTCAAAGGGTGGAGTCCAAATCTCTTGTTAACGCAATATGCCATCAGTAAAACAGATTACAGACGGCTTTTGGCCATAACCCCAGCTATACTAAACGCCGTTTGTCAACCTAAGAAAGCTGATCCTAGTAAAGGTAAACCTCAGTTACTCAAATTACTGATAGCTACAAACCCAGATACTCATTTGGACCATATTTCTTTAATGAAGTCTCTTTATCAAAAAAGGGCACTAGGGGTTTACTTTACCTGGAATGCTAAAAAACAATCCTTTTTTTATGAAAAGAAAGTGCCCATTGGCGTTAAGCTCAATGTTACCTTTAAAGCTGAGCAAGATAATGGGGTTAATCGAATCGTTCTTACAAAAGAAGTCGCTGACTTCCTTTTACCAATATTAGAAAAGGTAGATTATCGTCAGGTTTCAACTAATGGTTATACTCTTAATCAGATCTTTGAGGGGCCTTTTACCTCTACGGTGATTAATCCTGAAACGCTTAGCAAGCCTTGTTTCCGTAAGCAAATTATCATCGCGGAACTCTATGAAAAAATACAGGCTCTTCCATTTGTCATGCACATACTTAACATAGAGATGTGTATCGTTAAGAATGGAGCTGCTGATGGACCATACTCTTCTACAGTACTTCCTCTTGACAAGAAAGCTTTTACATGTTTAGGTCAACTAGAAATCAACGGAGCTCCAATCGATCTAGAGGACCTGGCGAATATTAATTCGCCATTAATAGAATCGAATTTCACTGAAAATACTCATTTAAGTGAATATATTGATGAAGTTAAAGATTATGAAAATGGGAAGCAGAAAATATATAATGGCCCCATAAGTATTGAAGGGAAATACCGAAACATTGGAGCATTCCGTTCATTACAACTTTCATTTCCTGAAAACTATGGAGTGGGGAAAAATTTAGATAAGGTAAGTAATGAAGATCAAAAAAAGGTTCTAGAAGACCGCTCTAAGGAGTTCAGAACATATTTAGCCTTTTTTGATCAGATTAGAGGAAATATTAATGCCCAAA
The Aureibacter tunicatorum DNA segment above includes these coding regions:
- a CDS encoding GPW/gp25 family protein translates to MNPKLKIRRPSLNPIDNNDPSFDESGEYARSGWPFLPTFQNQGSQISDLSYKKDIEESLLILFTTLPGERIAHPLYGCDLWQYMFKPINNSLITSMQNTIEQSIILFEPRINLLEVKVSADSLEPYILRIELAYSLRTESSRFNLTLPFYIMEGVA